A window of Arcobacter sp. CECT 8983 contains these coding sequences:
- a CDS encoding helicase-related protein, whose translation MKETFQQQLQTLLKCDLKQLFPLARSMNRKLKFFVGPTNSGKTYNAMKELKEANSGLYLAPLRLLALEGHEELKEAGIENSLITGEEQQINEDAAHVCSTIEMLDFNLDVDVAIIDEVQMLDDIDRGWAWVNAIIGCPAKTVIMTGSVNALDAVKKIASYLGEELEIVKHKRKTPLQVMERHTSLDNLEPATALIAFSRMDVLKLKQKLQKKYRVSVIYGNLSPEVRRDEARRFRERKSDILIATDAIAMGLNLPIKNILFTTDTKFDGVSRRKISVNEIVQIAGRAGRYKLFDAGFLGATRRDVLSYIKEEFEQPIATIKPPYKVKISTEQLLELSNHIKTKSLVKILRFFKTNMKFDGPFIASNISSLIEASTIVDKREKLDLEAKYLLAQAPITTKSNIILQAYEAYIAAVIKNRVCRYKPSITLPKKAITQKDLLLVEDEVKKISLYLWLSYKFPDIFVDHEKALILRNSFNSFIEKSLKSNLKVERRDDKKKFFNSRNSNHKNPRRNSRRDRRR comes from the coding sequence ATGAAAGAAACTTTCCAACAACAATTACAAACACTTTTAAAGTGTGATTTAAAACAACTTTTTCCCCTTGCAAGATCTATGAATAGAAAACTAAAGTTTTTTGTAGGTCCTACAAATTCAGGAAAAACATATAACGCCATGAAAGAGTTAAAAGAGGCTAATTCAGGTCTTTATTTAGCTCCTTTAAGACTGCTTGCTTTAGAAGGTCATGAAGAACTAAAAGAAGCAGGAATAGAAAACTCACTTATTACAGGTGAAGAACAACAAATAAATGAAGATGCAGCTCATGTTTGCTCAACTATAGAAATGCTTGATTTTAATCTTGATGTTGATGTAGCAATTATCGATGAAGTACAGATGTTAGATGACATTGACAGAGGTTGGGCTTGGGTAAATGCAATTATTGGATGTCCAGCTAAAACTGTTATTATGACAGGATCTGTAAATGCTTTAGATGCTGTTAAAAAAATAGCTTCTTATTTAGGTGAAGAATTAGAAATAGTAAAGCACAAAAGAAAAACTCCACTGCAAGTTATGGAACGACATACTTCTTTAGATAACCTAGAACCAGCAACTGCACTTATTGCTTTTTCAAGAATGGATGTTTTAAAACTAAAACAAAAGTTACAAAAGAAATATAGGGTTTCAGTTATTTATGGAAATCTATCTCCAGAAGTTAGACGTGATGAAGCAAGAAGATTTAGAGAAAGAAAAAGTGATATTTTAATTGCTACAGATGCAATAGCAATGGGATTAAATCTTCCAATTAAAAATATACTTTTTACTACTGATACAAAATTTGATGGAGTAAGTAGAAGAAAAATATCTGTAAATGAAATAGTTCAAATAGCAGGTCGTGCAGGAAGATATAAACTGTTTGATGCAGGTTTTTTAGGGGCAACAAGAAGAGATGTTTTATCTTATATCAAAGAAGAGTTTGAACAGCCAATAGCAACAATAAAACCTCCTTATAAAGTAAAAATTTCAACGGAACAATTATTAGAATTAAGTAATCATATAAAAACAAAATCATTAGTTAAGATTCTAAGATTTTTTAAAACAAATATGAAATTTGATGGTCCTTTTATTGCTTCAAATATTTCATCTTTAATTGAGGCTTCAACAATAGTTGATAAAAGAGAAAAACTAGATTTAGAAGCAAAATATTTATTAGCACAAGCTCCAATTACAACTAAATCAAATATTATTTTGCAAGCTTATGAAGCTTATATTGCAGCAGTTATTAAAAATAGAGTTTGTAGATATAAGCCTTCTATTACTTTGCCTAAAAAGGCTATTACTCAAAAAGACTTATTACTTGTAGAAGATGAGGTAAAAAAAATATCTTTATATCTTTGGCTTTCTTATAAATTCCCAGATATTTTTGTTGATCACGAGAAAGCTTTAATTTTAAGAAACTCTTTTAACTCTTTTATTGAAAAATCATTAAAAAGTAACTTAAAAGTAGAAAGACGAGATGATAAGAAAAAGTTCTTTAATTCACGTAATAGTAATCATAAAAATCCACGAAGAAACTCAAGAAGAGATAGAAGAAGATAA
- the trmA gene encoding tRNA (uridine(54)-C5)-methyltransferase TrmA, giving the protein MNCEYFGKCGSCTLYEKTYEEQLEYKVQREKKRFSQFDIPNIDIIRSEEQNFRTRAEFRIWKNFDNENNPTISYAMNDFDKNALEIESCQIVSEDIACLMQKLLEKIQNDEELRLKLFACEFLNSTTKDMLVTLIYHRKLEENWIEKAKELEKEFDIKIIGRSRKQKEILSKDFIEETLKIENKKFHFQYKEGGFTQPNTKVNIKMIEWVLEQLETSSKDLCELYCGGGNFTIPMSQKFNKVLATEISKTSIKSALTNCSLNNISNIDFIRMSAEEFVEALESKREFNRLKNIDLKSYNFETIFVDPPRAGLDDTTRALSKEFDTIIYISCNPETLHRDLEELTKTHKIINFALFDQFSYTEHIESGAILKRL; this is encoded by the coding sequence ATGAATTGTGAATATTTTGGAAAATGTGGAAGCTGTACTTTATATGAAAAAACTTACGAAGAACAGTTGGAGTATAAAGTTCAAAGAGAAAAGAAAAGATTCTCACAATTTGATATTCCAAATATTGATATTATAAGAAGTGAAGAACAAAATTTTCGTACAAGAGCAGAATTTAGAATTTGGAAAAACTTTGATAATGAAAACAATCCTACTATTTCTTATGCTATGAATGATTTTGATAAAAATGCTTTGGAGATTGAGTCTTGTCAAATCGTTTCAGAAGATATTGCCTGTTTAATGCAAAAGCTTTTAGAAAAAATACAAAATGATGAAGAACTAAGACTTAAACTTTTTGCCTGTGAATTTTTAAATTCAACTACAAAAGATATGCTTGTAACACTGATTTACCATAGAAAGTTAGAAGAGAACTGGATAGAAAAAGCAAAAGAATTAGAAAAAGAGTTTGACATAAAAATAATTGGAAGAAGCAGAAAACAAAAAGAGATTTTAAGCAAAGACTTTATCGAAGAGACTTTAAAAATTGAAAATAAAAAGTTTCACTTCCAATACAAAGAAGGTGGCTTTACTCAACCAAATACAAAAGTAAATATCAAAATGATTGAATGGGTTTTAGAGCAACTAGAGACTTCTTCTAAAGACCTTTGTGAGTTATATTGTGGAGGTGGAAACTTTACAATACCTATGAGTCAAAAGTTTAATAAAGTACTTGCAACAGAGATCTCAAAAACATCTATTAAATCTGCCCTTACAAACTGTTCTTTAAACAATATCTCAAATATAGACTTCATAAGAATGAGTGCCGAAGAGTTTGTTGAAGCCTTAGAAAGTAAAAGAGAGTTTAATAGACTTAAAAATATTGACTTAAAATCATACAACTTTGAAACAATATTTGTTGACCCACCAAGAGCAGGACTTGATGATACAACAAGAGCTTTAAGTAAAGAGTTTGACACTATAATTTATATTTCATGTAACCCTGAAACTTTACATCGTGATTTAGAAGAATTAACAAAAACACACAAAATAATTAATTTTGCACTTTTTGACCAATTTTCATATACAGAGCATATCGAGAGTGGCGCTATTTTAAAGAGGCTTTAA
- a CDS encoding flagellin, producing MRINTNVSSITAQESAVNTNKNIKSSLEKLSSGLRINKASDDASGLAIADKLRTQATSINQGVSNGNSAVTLLQIADKSMAEQSNILDTVKSKLIQANTDTTSPDGRESIRKDIVKLLEQLDNIAEQTNYNGNVLLQKSAEDTGLSEELSFQIGESKRDLISNTAVQSNTDGLGSKVDYASGSEIAQGEKVTLAASGTITLKGSDSSDANTVENVTLAGDVDSLDLTAGMTISGVNADTKAILDAAVTAGDLTESGGTYTVTDAGQGKSLDLSSVDDVAATVQISTTGDTGTTASYSKGDVIDSATVTTGSALDTALKDTNKFTEVSTGSGIYLAKTSGSLDIEVGESIDLTTPTVVDGTTGGDFSAGDVIKVNSVATGGLLDNALKNSSLFSTGSTTGTYVVKEDFTAGSIFLGDGDSITITAGSPVTVANQATTGSGLTESNLQYNGSTAYRENTTGSTDQINSDQATGGSQINASGEDEISFTLTAAGAGSTGGTNVNVLEGDIITFTDDSSATGGDQMSMDILESGNYYHLGGNKYQAISDNTIEMDTNDVLNVTRKVGGSGAETDFKGATATTTAGAGSADAVVKLTTSSTVDVTNNDTTAGNKLTIGGTGISNGELQLSALASLKEGELTKELADSFQSVVDDAITDLNGYRGDIGSTQNQVESAVRNLMTQATNVKAAESIIRDVDYAQESANFNKQNIIAQAGSYAMSQANATQQNVLRLLQ from the coding sequence ATGAGAATTAATACTAACGTATCATCTATTACTGCACAAGAATCTGCAGTTAATACAAACAAAAACATCAAAAGTTCATTAGAAAAATTATCTTCAGGTTTAAGAATCAACAAAGCGTCAGATGATGCATCTGGTCTTGCAATTGCTGATAAATTAAGAACTCAAGCTACTTCTATTAACCAAGGTGTTTCAAATGGTAATTCAGCGGTTACATTACTTCAAATTGCTGATAAATCAATGGCTGAGCAATCAAACATTCTTGATACTGTAAAATCTAAACTAATTCAAGCTAATACTGATACTACATCACCAGATGGTAGAGAATCTATTAGAAAAGATATCGTTAAATTACTTGAGCAGTTAGATAATATTGCTGAACAAACTAACTATAATGGTAACGTTCTTTTACAAAAAAGTGCAGAAGATACTGGACTTTCTGAAGAATTATCTTTCCAAATCGGTGAGTCAAAAAGAGACCTTATCTCTAATACAGCAGTACAATCAAATACTGATGGTTTAGGTTCTAAAGTTGATTATGCTTCTGGTTCTGAAATTGCACAAGGTGAAAAAGTAACTCTTGCAGCTTCTGGAACTATTACATTAAAAGGTTCAGATTCTTCTGATGCTAATACAGTTGAAAATGTAACTTTAGCTGGAGATGTTGATTCTTTAGATTTAACTGCTGGTATGACTATTTCTGGAGTAAATGCTGATACTAAAGCTATCTTAGATGCAGCTGTAACAGCTGGTGATTTAACTGAATCTGGTGGTACATATACTGTAACTGATGCTGGACAAGGTAAATCTTTAGATTTATCTAGTGTAGATGACGTTGCTGCAACTGTACAAATTTCTACAACTGGTGACACTGGAACTACTGCTAGTTATTCAAAAGGTGACGTTATTGATAGTGCTACAGTAACAACTGGAAGCGCATTAGATACAGCACTTAAAGATACAAATAAGTTTACAGAAGTTTCAACAGGTAGTGGAATATACTTAGCTAAAACATCAGGTTCTCTTGATATTGAAGTAGGTGAAAGTATAGACTTAACTACTCCAACAGTTGTAGATGGAACAACAGGTGGAGACTTTAGTGCAGGTGATGTTATTAAAGTAAATAGTGTTGCTACTGGTGGATTATTAGATAATGCATTAAAAAATTCTTCATTATTCTCAACAGGTTCTACAACAGGAACATATGTTGTAAAAGAAGACTTTACTGCGGGTTCTATATTCTTAGGTGATGGAGATTCTATTACAATTACTGCAGGTTCACCTGTTACTGTTGCTAATCAAGCTACTACTGGTTCTGGTCTTACTGAGTCTAACTTACAATACAATGGTAGTACAGCATATAGAGAAAATACAACTGGTTCTACAGATCAAATTAACTCAGATCAAGCAACTGGTGGTTCACAAATCAATGCATCGGGTGAAGATGAAATTTCATTTACATTAACTGCTGCAGGTGCAGGGTCAACTGGTGGTACAAATGTTAATGTTCTTGAAGGTGATATTATTACATTTACAGATGACTCTTCTGCTACTGGTGGAGATCAAATGTCAATGGATATTTTAGAATCTGGTAACTACTACCACTTAGGTGGAAATAAATATCAAGCAATATCAGATAATACTATTGAAATGGACACTAATGACGTTCTTAATGTAACTAGAAAAGTTGGTGGTTCTGGTGCAGAAACTGACTTTAAAGGTGCGACTGCAACTACTACAGCAGGTGCAGGAAGTGCAGATGCAGTTGTAAAACTTACAACTAGTTCTACAGTTGATGTAACAAACAATGATACTACAGCTGGAAATAAACTTACTATTGGTGGAACAGGTATTTCAAATGGTGAGCTTCAATTAAGTGCACTTGCTTCTTTAAAAGAAGGTGAGTTAACTAAAGAGTTAGCTGATTCATTCCAAAGTGTAGTTGATGATGCAATTACTGATCTGAATGGATACAGAGGTGACATCGGTTCGACTCAAAATCAAGTTGAATCTGCCGTTAGAAACTTAATGACACAAGCTACAAATGTAAAAGCAGCTGAGTCTATTATTAGAGATGTTGATTATGCACAAGAATCTGCAAACTTCAACAAACAAAATATTATCGCACAAGCTGGTTCATATGCTATGAGTCAAGCTAATGCTACTCAACAAAACGTTTTAAGATTATTACAATAA